GAAGCCCGCCTGGACGGCGAAGAAGCCCCAGAGCGCGAGCGGGATGCCGAGCGGCCCGGGGGTGGCGAGCCAGCGCGCGAGCAGGAGGCCGCCCCCGAGGAGCGCCGTCTCGATCGCGAGCGCGCGCGCCGGCCGCGAGCGGTAGAGCAGCGCGCTGCGGACCACGCCGAGCGCGACCGCGGCGCCCACCGCCGCCTCCCAGGCGTCACGCGCGAACAGGAGCACGAGCGCGCCGAGCGCCGCCGTGGCGAGCGCGGCTCCCGTCCCGCGGACGCGATCGGGCGCGATCCCGTAGCCGTAGAGCGCGGCGGCTGCAACCAGGTAGAGCGAGAGCGCCCCGCGTGCGCCGAGGAGCGGCGCCGCGACCAGCGCGACCGCCGGCCACGCGATGGCCACCGTGGCTGCGAAGACGACGCTGGTCCCGAAGTCGTTCCCCCTCATCGCGCCGTCTCCTCGGGCGCGCCCTCGAAGCCCCCCGCGGCGCGCGCGCTGCTCGCTGCACCGGATGCAGGGTCCCCGGATCCAGGGGCGGCCCCCCCGGCCTCCGGAGCCGGGCCGCGCCGGCGCAGCAGCTCGAGCTCGACCTCGGCCTCGTCCACGGGCGGCGGCGTGCCCGGCGCGCCCGCGCATCCGGGACCCTCGGCGAGGCGCGCGCGCACCCGCGCGCGCAGCTCCTCGAGCTCGCCCTCCTGCGCTGCCAGCCGCTCGGCGAGCGCCGCGCGCGAGGCGGCCAGCGAGGCCGCCTCGCGCGCGAGCGCAGCACCCTCGGCGCGCAGCGGGAGGAGCTTGCGGATCGCGAAGCGCGCCAGCTCCTCGCGGCCGCCGGCGAGCGCGAGCTCGACGTCCTCGTCGAGCGCCGCGCCCGCCGCGGCGGAGCGCGCCGCGCGTGCGCGCACGCGCTCCTCCTCCTGGGCGAGCGCGTCCACGCGCGCGCGCTTCTCGAGCAGATCCAGCTCCGCGTCGCGCAGCGTCTGCTCGAGGAGCAGCGAGCGCTCCTCGAGGGCGCCCACCACGGCGTGCGCGTCGGCGCGCAGGAGCAGCGCGATGCGGTCGAGCAGTCGCAGGCCCATGGCGTCCTCCTTCCCTACTTCCGGCTGCCCGGGCGGCCTTCGTTCTCCGAGCGCGCGCGCAGCTCCTTGGTCTCGAGCGGCGCCATCGGCGCGGCCCCGCTGGCCGCGTCGCGCAGGCGCGTCTCGAGCTTCGCGGCCTCGTCGAGCTGGGCAGCGACCGCGGGCGAGGCCAGCTCGCGGTTGCGCTGCTCGACCTGCGTGCGATAGCGCTGGATCTCGGCGACGGCCTCCTGCTCGCGGCCCGCCTGCACGGCCTCGGCCACCGAACGGCGCAGCGCGTTGTACTGGTGGACGATCACGCTGCGCTCCCAGCTCGCGCGGTCGAGCGAGGCCACGTAGCGCGCCTCGTCGGCGACGGCGGCGACGCGCGGGGTCTCGGAGAAGGCCAGGCGATGGGGCTCGCCGGCCATGCGGTAGTCGAGCGAGAAGGCGCCGAGCGGGACCACTCCCCTTGCCCCGGGCGCCACCCGAAGCGTCACCCAGATGCGTCGCTCCTGGCCGGCGAAGAGGCCGCCGGGCGTGAAGCTCGTGCGGCCCTCCGCGCGCGTGAGCGGGTAGCCGGACGCGTCCACGACGGACACGCCGGGGCCGGGCTCGATGGTGACCTGCAGGCCGGTGGCGACCGTCTCGCGCGCCGTGGCGAGCTCGGCCTCCAGGATCGACCCGAGGCCGCCCGCGCTCGCCAGGAAGTGGAAGTTGCCGGTGCCGGCGTCGGCGAGCGCCGCCATCAGACCCTCGTCGAAGTCCGCGCCGACCCCGACGGTCGAGAGCGCGTACTCGCCGTGCGCGGCGCGCCGGGCACGGGCCAGCAGGCCCTCGCGCGAGGTGTCGCCCTGGTTCGCGAGCCCGTCGGAGATCAGCACGACGCGCGGGCTCCGGCCCTCGACGCGAGCGCCGTCCACGATCGCGAGCCCGAGGTCGAGCCCGCTCGAGAGGTGGGTGCCGCCCTCGGCCGCGATCGACTCGACCGCAGCCCGCCACGAGGCGCCGGGGCTCCCGAGCGGGAGTACCGGCACGGCGGTGTCGGCGTA
The sequence above is drawn from the Deltaproteobacteria bacterium genome and encodes:
- a CDS encoding PspA/IM30 family protein produces the protein MGLRLLDRIALLLRADAHAVVGALEERSLLLEQTLRDAELDLLEKRARVDALAQEEERVRARAARSAAAGAALDEDVELALAGGREELARFAIRKLLPLRAEGAALAREAASLAASRAALAERLAAQEGELEELRARVRARLAEGPGCAGAPGTPPPVDEAEVELELLRRRGPAPEAGGAAPGSGDPASGAASSARAAGGFEGAPEETAR
- a CDS encoding VWA domain-containing protein, whose amino-acid sequence is MTAHDPTRAPSRLGRRPLRLACLLLALTAAAGAAARLVERPAPAPAPIDLPRSFRAPGGGALHFSGALEGTAVLPGQDGLVRMELVLGAAAREASTPPVRVPTDLVVVLDRSGSMMGEKIVHARAAVRGLVEALGPADRFALVAYADTAVPVLPLGSPGASWRAAVESIAAEGGTHLSSGLDLGLAIVDGARVEGRSPRVVLISDGLANQGDTSREGLLARARRAAHGEYALSTVGVGADFDEGLMAALADAGTGNFHFLASAGGLGSILEAELATARETVATGLQVTIEPGPGVSVVDASGYPLTRAEGRTSFTPGGLFAGQERRIWVTLRVAPGARGVVPLGAFSLDYRMAGEPHRLAFSETPRVAAVADEARYVASLDRASWERSVIVHQYNALRRSVAEAVQAGREQEAVAEIQRYRTQVEQRNRELASPAVAAQLDEAAKLETRLRDAASGAAPMAPLETKELRARSENEGRPGSRK